The following DNA comes from bacterium.
GGCTTTCAATCCTTCTTTGGAACAAGGCGGGGCCTGGGGAGGGAACTACCGGCGGGGCGAAAGGGGCGCGGGTTCTCGGCCCGCCTACTCGATGACGCCCGCCCCCAGCCCTTTCCCGTAGACGTCGGCGAACAGGGCACATATGAAAGCCACCGGCCCCACGCCGAGAAGGATTTCCGCGAACGTGGGGCCGGGATCGTCGATGTCGAGCAGGTTGCTCCCCACGTCGGCCATGAGCGTCATGTTCGCGTGGTTCGAGACGAGCGTGAACGTGTAGAGGTAGTCGTTGAAGACGACGGCCACGCCGAACAGGGCCACGGCGGCCACGGCCGGCCACGAGAGCGGCAGGACCACGTCCCACAGCACGCGGAGCGCGCCTGCACCCTCGGCCCGGGCATGGTCGAACAGATCCGTGGGCAGCCGGTGGAAGTAGACCCAGAGCACCCAGGTCCCAAAGGGGATGACGAGCGTCGGATAGACAACAATCAGCGCCGGCATGCCTCCATACAGATGGAGCCGGGATAGCATCACCGCCAGTGGGATGAAGAGCACTCCCTGGGGAAGGAGGTAGCTGGCGAACAGCGCGAGCGCGATCGCGTTGGAGAAGCGCAAGCGGTAGTAGGCGAGGCCCAGGGCGGCGAGCACGCTCGCGGCCAGGCTGATGGCGATCGTCGCCAGGGTTACCATCGCCGTGTTGAGAATGAGCCGCCCGAAGTCGGGATCCCGGAGCACCTGCGCGTAATTGTCCAGGGTAAACTGAGCGCCCGGCCACCAAGGATTGCCGCTGATCAGCTGGGATTTGCCGCCCTTCAAAGAGGCGACCAGCATCCAGTAGAGCGGGGCGAGCGAAAAGACCAGCATGATCCCGAGGAATCCACCCACCGCCACCCGGCGAGCGCTCACGGCCGCACCGCCGTCCTCAGCAGATAGACAAGCATGAGGAGGTAAGCGGGCAGGAGCGAGAAGGCCACGGCGCCGCCCACCCCCACGTCGCCGTCGCGGAGGGCGACCATGAAGGCCATGTGCGGGATCGTCTGCGTGTGGTTGGCGGGACCGCCATTGGTCAAGACATGGACGATGGCGAAATCGCCGAACGACCCCATGATGGAGATCGCCGCTCCCAACACAAGCGCGGGCTGCAGGAGGGGAAGGACGATGTGAAGGAAGCGCTGGCTGCTGGTGGTGCCGTCCACCCGAGCAGAGTCGATCACCTCGGTCCCGATCGAGCGAAGGCCGGCCAGCAAGAGGACGGTGAACAGACCGGTCTCGTGCCAGACGTTCACCGTGATCAGGCTCGCCATCGGCAGGGGACCGAAGCTGCCCAGCCAGTTGACCCCGTTCGGAAGCAGCTTGGACTGCATCAGGATGTAGTTGAGCGCGCCGTGGACGTTGCTGAAGAGATAGTACCAGGCCATGGTCCCCATGGTCATGGGGAAGACCAGGGGCAGGAACAGCAAGGCGTAGACCAGGCGGCGCCCGGGAAAGTGACGCGCGACGGCCAGGGCGACCCCGATCCCCAGAATCGCCTTGATGACGATGCTCGCCACGGTATACACGAACGTGTTGAGCAGGGCGTCGTGGT
Coding sequences within:
- a CDS encoding carbohydrate ABC transporter permease, producing MSARRVAVGGFLGIMLVFSLAPLYWMLVASLKGGKSQLISGNPWWPGAQFTLDNYAQVLRDPDFGRLILNTAMVTLATIAISLAASVLAALGLAYYRLRFSNAIALALFASYLLPQGVLFIPLAVMLSRLHLYGGMPALIVVYPTLVIPFGTWVLWVYFHRLPTDLFDHARAEGAGALRVLWDVVLPLSWPAVAAVALFGVAVVFNDYLYTFTLVSNHANMTLMADVGSNLLDIDDPGPTFAEILLGVGPVAFICALFADVYGKGLGAGVIE
- a CDS encoding sugar ABC transporter permease translates to MLARARRQGFYVRAVLPAPALLIVAGAIVFPLALEAWYSLSDAQVGQLGHFVGLANYAYLLHQPTYHDALLNTFVYTVASIVIKAILGIGVALAVARHFPGRRLVYALLFLPLVFPMTMGTMAWYYLFSNVHGALNYILMQSKLLPNGVNWLGSFGPLPMASLITVNVWHETGLFTVLLLAGLRSIGTEVIDSARVDGTTSSQRFLHIVLPLLQPALVLGAAISIMGSFGDFAIVHVLTNGGPANHTQTIPHMAFMVALRDGDVGVGGAVAFSLLPAYLLMLVYLLRTAVRP